Genomic window (Salvelinus fontinalis isolate EN_2023a chromosome 3, ASM2944872v1, whole genome shotgun sequence):
CAAcgcctggagggagggaggcagggagggagggagggagggagggagggaggtgagggagggagttgGAGCTATAAACttgcagacagagggagagataattGAGGCAATAACCTTGCCTGAAGACTGCGGTCCTATTACCTAAGGCTAGGCTAATTCCTAAGACTAGGCTAATTCctaaggctaggctaggctaattCCTAAGGCTAGGCTAATTCCTAAGGCTAGGCTAATTCCTAAGGCTAGGATAATATctaaggctaggctaggctacaaTCTAAGGCTAGGCTAATTCctaaggctaggctaggctaattCCTAAGACTAGGCTAATTCctaaggctaggctaggctaattCCTAAGGCTAGGCTAATTCCTAAGGCTAGGCTAATACCTCAACTCACACACATTGTGGGGACGTCACAACATTTATGtttccaaaacaaacaaaaaactgtccaggggcctgttgcacaaaagtagaattaagacatccgggataaatgactcagctgagctcaatgaagccaaaacatgtgcgtccaggcttaattggttgcacaaagaccaagccaggatgagcagacacggattcattaaaccaggtgaaaccaatcctggataggtgcgcgctcacggctcactcaaatagaccccgccacatatcacagattaactgatttaccatggcaactagagccgcgtacttttccccgtcggaagcacaaatcctcatggaggcatacgaggaggtaaaatatataattaagaagaaaggcaacaccgccacagtgataaagcaaagagaaaaagcgtggcaaagtattgcagaccgcctgaatgcgtaagtagtgcacaattacacagtcaccgctccgctgaaacatcacaattacaattcaaatatttaattcacatctccaaaaatgcagttgtactgtaattatgaaacggttaaatttttaattgaaatgcactgcagatatgagtgaaattgtgtaaagtaactccatcacactgtataaagctatgatacattttttgatatttttactgaaaacaagacaaaaataccaagtacttttttgcagtgtgactccattaaatgtgtgtgtgtgtgtgtgtgtgtgtagattaaacatgaacgggccaaaacggacatggcagcaggtcaaaatcaaatacaagaacattctgcagaatggtatggtccctgactaatatttaacaaagcacaagcatatattgtacccagaaggtgcctgctcacacattgtctgtactgttttagcagtgaaaaagaatacccacagacaaggcacgggtggtgggtcaccaaaggctgaccttaccccagcagaggacatggccttggagctaaataaaggcaggcccgtcttagaggggatccctggggggaaagagacgagcataggttcctcccaagatgccacccgcttcattcaaggtatgtccttccatctctacatgggatacaaccacattcatattgaatcaatttggactgtctgactttgatttacctattgccttgcagtgtctggcagcactgtgttcctgttagagccaccagcacaagcaccagacgatgctgatccagtgagtactccatcaaaggcatactgtaggcctggcatgtcttgtctactagcttcaatatgaatccgattaaatgtgatagggtgaaggccccagtgcagcagcaacagcacatgatggagacgatgatgaggaggagaccatctctctggattccagaaggcatgaggtatcatgttaagactgtgaaagtactatttactctacaatggtgaggagtcctcatcaaaatcaaaaaatctaatttcttttacaggacccagatgctatacagtgggaaaaccagcctggcaacatagtgcgtattaataaaaggacaccacatcctgccaaattccagctgcgctaattgtattgtgttcacagagctcacaagctatcagaaagttgtatggcaaccacctccggcaccaaatagaactggcagacatagacattcagtacaagaagaaaaagatggaaaatcttgcactggagtccgaaataaaaaagaggacaattaggaaactggaccttgaaataaaaaaacttgagagggaggtgagatatgccttcaatgtacactgtatgctaactgtaacacaaatgtattaatcattatttttctttcctcccccagctccaagaagatgacacagctcaaaataaaaattaggtatattctcgtaaagtcaagtgagccatgacatatgagctcttattgtgagcacacaggacggtggcatctttctaagttttttttattttcccagcaatcagtacaaccaagtcatcgttataaggcatcgccctcttttgcccacccccccagcaccaggtgtggccactagcctatatgaaggcccaaaattgtgtgttcctttctgctctgacaatggcatgcccattcgtgcgagatgtggtggatgaagaagcacttgtgctgaggagagccttcaggcgagaaagggtcttcagggaccggttggacccactggccttccctgatgaccatctatatgaaagatacaggttttctgcagatggcatcaggtatctatgcagactactgggtcccaggattaagcaccgcactgcacggagccatgcactgagtgtggagcaaatggtttgtgtggccttgcgcttttttgctagtggagccttcctgtactcagtgggggatgcagaacagctgaacaaggccacaatttgccgcacaataaggagtgtgtgtctggctatcaaagcattagcagatgtcttcatctccttccctggccacagaagactctgtgacatcaaagaggagttctataggattgcaggtaagaggatctacaaattacaggacaactgttaacacatagtaggatactcattactttgtgtgacaggtttccccaatgtcattggtgcagtggactgcacacacataaggataaaagccccctcaggtgcccatgaggccgattttgtgaataggaaatcctttcacagcattaatgttcaggtgaacataactttttgatattgtccattgacgaacactctgcattgccagtgatgtgcattgattggtgtaatattcctcatcttatgatttcagatggtctgcaatgctgactgtgtgatcagcaatgttgtggcaaaatggcctggctcagtccatgactccagaatctttcgggcctctgaaatctatcagtgcctatcacaaggtaagccacacaacccctatttataaccatcatggctgtgtcaagaatatcactgtgtttatgaggtagtaatgatgagattttgtgttgacaggtgaattctctggtgtgttgctgggagacagggggtatggctgccagccttttctcctgacacctttcacagacccccaggaagcacagcaggcctacaaccatgcccatgccaggaccagggccagagttgaaatgacctttggcctcctgaaggcacgctttcactgccttcacaaattaagggtcagccctgttagggcatgtgatattactgtggcttgtgctgtcctccacaatgtggcctgcctgaggaaggagagggcccccagagtgccaccagccatggactgggacaatccggcaatcttccctgatgacgacagtggtcggctgctgagggaccaatatgtgttgaattattttagttagtatgtgtgctttcaattttggttaaatatgtcctgcggtggcagaggaatttgttttttttgggggttgtttttttacgaatttggcctcttatgatgtttgtgcggtatactgtgtgtaatacaaggctgcagggaggctactgcatccattcatttgtctgttcagttgatgtgtatggatttgtcctgcatttatttcagtgtgcagacatgcagggtgtgttatatacagacctttgaatgtgtatgtatctttttgtataatatgcttggattctgtgctttccatcttgtagagtcactgtgacttcagtttcgaaaggagctgacggtttacctgctttgttttgtccttattcaataaaggaacataatgttacacattgtgtttttatattcatatggaatgtgtatttgtttatatgacagagtactagggccacactgaagaaaaaggataaagtcatacatttatgaggctggttctttctgcagaaaagctacatattgtttttacagttttgatacttatgacaatgtgatacttaatattctggcacatcagcatgtctttgtttatgaaaccatactgaagtacaatttcacgaaatgccccacatctgtcattttaactgtcctcctttaaaacaactggttacaatattattacttgtgtttttttcccctctgtggccctaatattctatcattttatatatagccttatagtctatggga
Coding sequences:
- the LOC129835600 gene encoding uncharacterized protein LOC129835600 isoform X2, which encodes MATRAAYFSPSEAQILMEAYEEVKYIIKKKGNTATVIKQREKAWQSIADRLNALNMNGPKRTWQQVKIKYKNILQNAVKKNTHRQGTGGGSPKADLTPAEDMALELNKGRPVLEGIPGGKETSIGSSQDATRFIQVSGSTVFLLEPPAQAPDDADPGEGPSAAATAHDGDDDEEETISLDSRRHEDPDAIQWENQPGNISSQAIRKLYGNHLRHQIELADIDIQYKKKKMENLALESEIKKRTIRKLDLEIKKLERELQEDDTAQNKN
- the LOC129835600 gene encoding uncharacterized protein LOC129835600 isoform X1, translating into MATRAAYFSPSEAQILMEAYEEVKYIIKKKGNTATVIKQREKAWQSIADRLNALNMNGPKRTWQQVKIKYKNILQNAVKKNTHRQGTGGGSPKADLTPAEDMALELNKGRPVLEGIPGGKETSIGSSQDATRFIQVSGSTVFLLEPPAQAPDDADPGEGPSAAATAHDGDDDEEETISLDSRRHEDPDAIQWENQPGNISSQAIRKLYGNHLRHQIELADIDIQYKKKKMENLALESEIKKRTIRKLDLEIKKLEREVRYAFNVHCMLTVTQMY